From the Pedobacter cryoconitis genome, one window contains:
- a CDS encoding HAD family hydrolase, which produces MIKGLLFDYGGTIDTNGLHWAVVLKNSYQKFDIQIPKDLFFKAYSFGERSLAIHPIVEPSFTFLQVLRAKIEQQFAFLQENGFEIDKKYIGLIASDCNEFARQTVQHAKIILEELAANYPLVMVSNFYGNLNAVLEDFGIRHLFAEVVESAVVGVRKPDAAIYGLGVKALGFKPEECLVIGDSFSKDIIPAKQIGCHTVWLNGIGWEDDDHLSASNTNGILADEEIKDFSALKKYLVTS; this is translated from the coding sequence ATGATAAAAGGACTCTTATTTGATTACGGCGGGACGATTGATACCAATGGCCTTCATTGGGCAGTAGTATTAAAAAACAGTTATCAAAAATTCGATATACAAATACCAAAAGATCTATTTTTCAAGGCTTATTCTTTTGGCGAAAGAAGTCTGGCTATTCATCCGATTGTAGAGCCTTCATTTACCTTTTTACAGGTATTGCGTGCAAAAATTGAGCAGCAGTTTGCTTTTTTACAGGAAAATGGTTTTGAAATTGATAAAAAATACATCGGACTGATTGCCAGTGATTGTAATGAATTTGCCAGACAGACTGTTCAGCATGCCAAAATTATTCTGGAAGAACTGGCTGCAAATTATCCTTTAGTCATGGTTTCCAACTTTTATGGAAATCTGAATGCGGTACTGGAAGACTTTGGAATCAGGCACCTTTTCGCTGAAGTCGTGGAATCTGCTGTGGTAGGGGTAAGAAAGCCTGATGCAGCAATCTACGGACTGGGCGTAAAAGCTTTAGGTTTTAAGCCTGAGGAATGCCTGGTGATCGGAGATTCTTTCAGTAAGGATATTATACCGGCTAAACAGATTGGATGCCATACGGTATGGCTTAACGGCATTGGCTGGGAAGATGATGATCACCTGAGTGCGTCTAATACCAATGGTATACTGGCTGATGAAGAAATCAAGGATTTTTCAGCACTTAAAAAATACCTGGTTACATCCTGA
- a CDS encoding Vps62-related protein, whose translation MKINILIALCLLACGCKKILEPSNALKSPSSADVAVNAVDFSKFKVVVRLHPSEDYFPMEPVDFIKKSRFRHERSGSDEGYNKNSNKFVRNNSHNSEYYDIPVNVINGYGLESSGRNRRPKDDHKGDYNVFLEPDDNLQGDHDPNTRVSSFLYTPDNVKLQYWLFYGYNYSNVSGLSFSHQGDWESVTLNILNDTIEGAWLSAHGDDKYYDKNALEISIADGVQTLSVYSAKGTHALYNHPGKYHILNSDDASAGGYEWLITGKVSSLESQPWKDYAGAWGEVGQQAATTGPLGPWFKKIN comes from the coding sequence ATGAAAATAAATATTTTAATAGCCTTGTGTTTACTGGCCTGCGGGTGCAAAAAGATTTTGGAGCCCTCCAACGCTTTAAAGTCCCCATCTTCTGCTGATGTTGCAGTAAATGCAGTTGATTTTTCAAAATTTAAGGTAGTAGTCAGATTACATCCTTCAGAAGACTATTTTCCAATGGAGCCTGTAGATTTTATTAAAAAATCGCGTTTCAGACATGAAAGATCTGGTTCGGATGAGGGATATAATAAGAACTCCAATAAATTTGTCAGAAATAATTCTCATAATAGTGAGTATTATGATATTCCCGTAAATGTGATCAATGGATATGGACTTGAAAGCAGTGGCAGGAACAGAAGGCCGAAGGATGATCATAAGGGGGATTATAATGTTTTCCTTGAACCGGATGATAACTTGCAGGGAGATCACGATCCCAATACCAGGGTTTCTTCTTTCCTGTATACGCCAGACAATGTAAAATTGCAATACTGGTTGTTCTACGGTTATAATTATTCTAATGTTTCCGGGCTGAGTTTTTCTCATCAGGGAGATTGGGAAAGTGTTACACTGAATATCTTAAACGATACTATTGAAGGTGCCTGGCTGAGTGCGCATGGTGATGACAAATATTATGATAAAAATGCACTTGAAATCAGTATAGCTGATGGGGTTCAGACCTTATCTGTTTATAGTGCAAAAGGAACGCATGCCTTATATAATCATCCGGGAAAGTATCATATTCTTAATTCAGATGATGCTTCGGCTGGTGGGTATGAATGGTTGATTACCGGTAAAGTTTCCAGTCTGGAAAGTCAGCCCTGGAAGGATTATGCTGGTGCCTGGGGAGAAGTTGGGCAGCAGGCAGCAACTACAGGGCCGCTTGGTCCGTGGTTCAAAAAAATCAATTAA
- a CDS encoding CDP-alcohol phosphatidyltransferase family protein: MKEFNLTEEQSKVSFENTLKSNDTEEKIDIYFYRPIGYQIALFCAKLNITPNTVTIVSIFFGVGAGIMFYFPDLWLNVIGMGLLIFANSLDSADGQLARITNNKSRLGRILDGFAGDFWFASIHIAICLRLQNEGWPAWIWVLGVGAGVSHVFQSAMADYYRNVHLFFIKGVSGSELDNTADLQREYDRDAKQTNLFLRIVAKGYINYTQLQERCSPYLQKFLALVKKKYATELPSELVTEFRTLNKPLMKYTNIIQFNTRVIFLFLWLFLDETWIYFVFDLVVLNSILIYMVNRQEKISRMFYERLLAKA, from the coding sequence ATGAAAGAATTTAACCTGACTGAAGAACAGTCAAAAGTATCATTTGAGAATACACTGAAATCAAATGATACAGAAGAAAAAATAGATATATACTTTTACCGTCCTATTGGCTATCAGATTGCTCTTTTTTGTGCTAAATTGAATATCACCCCGAATACGGTTACGATCGTCAGTATTTTCTTTGGTGTAGGAGCGGGGATTATGTTCTATTTTCCAGATTTATGGCTGAATGTAATCGGAATGGGTTTGTTAATATTTGCCAATTCTCTGGATAGTGCAGATGGACAACTGGCCAGGATTACTAATAACAAAAGCCGTTTAGGAAGGATTCTGGATGGTTTTGCCGGAGATTTTTGGTTTGCTTCCATACATATTGCCATCTGTTTACGTCTTCAGAATGAAGGCTGGCCTGCATGGATCTGGGTATTAGGCGTTGGAGCCGGGGTTTCTCATGTATTCCAGTCGGCTATGGCAGATTATTACCGCAATGTTCATTTATTCTTTATTAAAGGTGTTTCCGGCAGTGAGCTGGATAATACAGCCGATTTACAAAGAGAATACGACAGAGATGCAAAACAAACCAATCTGTTTTTGCGGATAGTCGCTAAGGGATACATCAATTATACGCAGTTGCAGGAAAGATGTTCACCTTACCTTCAGAAATTTCTGGCGCTGGTTAAGAAAAAATATGCAACTGAATTACCTTCAGAGTTAGTCACTGAGTTTCGTACGTTGAATAAACCATTGATGAAGTATACAAATATTATCCAGTTTAATACCCGGGTAATCTTTTTGTTTCTATGGTTATTTCTGGACGAAACCTGGATTTATTTTGTATTCGACCTGGTTGTTTTAAATTCCATCTTAATTTATATGGTGAACAGACAGGAGAAAATAAGCCGCATGTTTTACGAACGTCTTTTAGCTAAAGCTTAA
- a CDS encoding sterol desaturase family protein, giving the protein MKKNFISNSSESIRMFKSGFLESLSKVHFYVPLIVYIPVIGYLCWLAFTETHMNFFSFIGWVAMGLFIWTIAEYILHRYIFHFYPKSKIGKRIHFIFHGVHHDYPNDSKRLVMPPSASIPMALALYYLFLYVLPAGTINAFFAGFLVGYLVYDMAHYALHHANFKNPFWKKLKQHHMLHHYSDSTKGYGVSSALWDKVLGSDFDKKVNT; this is encoded by the coding sequence ATGAAGAAAAATTTTATTTCGAATTCTTCTGAATCTATCAGAATGTTCAAAAGCGGATTTTTAGAGAGTTTGTCAAAAGTTCATTTTTACGTGCCCCTTATTGTTTATATTCCGGTTATCGGCTATCTCTGCTGGCTTGCTTTTACTGAAACACATATGAATTTTTTCAGCTTTATCGGATGGGTGGCTATGGGGCTGTTTATCTGGACTATTGCTGAGTATATTCTGCACCGTTATATTTTTCACTTTTATCCTAAGTCTAAAATAGGAAAGCGGATACATTTTATTTTTCATGGTGTGCACCATGATTATCCAAATGACAGCAAACGCCTGGTAATGCCTCCTTCTGCCAGTATTCCTATGGCGCTGGCACTCTACTACTTATTTTTATACGTGCTACCTGCGGGGACTATAAATGCTTTTTTTGCAGGTTTCTTAGTTGGGTACCTGGTTTATGATATGGCGCACTATGCTTTACACCATGCTAATTTTAAAAACCCATTCTGGAAGAAACTGAAACAACACCATATGTTACACCATTATTCTGATTCTACTAAAGGTTATGGGGTGAGCTCTGCGTTGTGGGATAAAGTTTTAGGTTCGGATTTTGATAAAAAAGTAAATACCTAG
- a CDS encoding DUF4833 domain-containing protein, translating to MKVLSFRLFFLSAAIALGSFATAFSQTQDQSNPSPLKFPVPKGISNQLFYLQRDPNTNTIICELNTDAKGQVNKDEPILVYWIRYDENSEKKELGYVQRKFAYGINSKAIGKDQYELRFVSHKKLPMYLVKSEEDKKYHVYVTVNNKKIQIERIFLRIEGGSFWLPNVKYVEIKGVNTSNNAVITERIKI from the coding sequence ATGAAAGTATTATCGTTCCGTTTGTTTTTTTTGTCAGCAGCAATAGCTTTAGGTAGCTTTGCTACTGCTTTTTCACAAACTCAGGATCAAAGTAACCCTTCGCCGTTGAAATTTCCGGTGCCCAAAGGAATCAGCAATCAGCTGTTTTATTTGCAGCGGGACCCAAATACCAATACGATTATCTGTGAATTAAATACTGATGCTAAAGGACAGGTTAATAAAGATGAACCCATTCTTGTTTACTGGATCCGCTATGATGAAAATAGCGAGAAAAAAGAATTAGGTTACGTTCAACGCAAATTTGCTTACGGCATAAATTCCAAAGCAATTGGTAAAGATCAGTATGAATTACGTTTTGTTTCCCATAAGAAATTACCGATGTATCTGGTGAAATCTGAGGAAGATAAAAAATATCATGTTTATGTGACAGTTAATAACAAGAAAATACAAATAGAACGCATATTTTTGCGAATAGAAGGTGGATCGTTCTGGTTACCTAATGTGAAGTATGTTGAGATCAAAGGTGTAAATACTTCCAATAACGCGGTTATTACTGAACGAATCAAAATTTAA
- a CDS encoding lysylphosphatidylglycerol synthase transmembrane domain-containing protein — MNSKAYKVIFMALGIVTLGFMIYKLGFHEILGNIEKTGFWFLPIIGSWLVIYGLNALAFRQIIQEPALPESDLPFSTVLRLTITGYAINYVTPFVALGGEPYRIMELKKFMGIHKATSSVLLYGMMHVFSHIVFWVLSILLILAVLPMESTMVIGCIVGFIVGILIILWFLSIYKKGFTVNTFLLLQKVPFVKKFATNFLKEKSESLHEVDDQIRMLYEHRKSRFLMALLYEILARVVTCAEIYFTAVAIGLDMTVSQALIISSASSLFANIIFFFPMQLGVREGGLALALRSVGLPAETGIFIGIIMRIREIVWIIFGFILMRVSKR, encoded by the coding sequence ATGAATAGTAAGGCTTATAAAGTAATTTTCATGGCACTGGGCATTGTTACGCTCGGGTTTATGATCTACAAACTGGGTTTCCATGAAATTCTGGGGAATATAGAAAAAACCGGGTTCTGGTTCCTTCCTATTATTGGAAGCTGGCTGGTTATTTACGGGCTGAATGCATTAGCATTTCGCCAGATTATCCAGGAGCCTGCATTACCTGAAAGTGACCTGCCATTTTCAACGGTGCTGCGGTTAACTATTACCGGTTATGCGATAAACTACGTAACTCCTTTTGTGGCCCTTGGTGGGGAGCCTTACCGGATCATGGAGCTGAAAAAGTTTATGGGGATCCATAAAGCAACTTCTTCTGTATTGTTATATGGAATGATGCATGTGTTTTCACATATTGTTTTCTGGGTGCTTTCGATCTTGTTGATCCTTGCGGTATTGCCGATGGAATCAACAATGGTTATTGGCTGTATTGTTGGCTTTATTGTAGGTATTTTAATCATTTTATGGTTTTTAAGTATCTATAAAAAGGGTTTCACGGTCAATACTTTTCTGCTGTTACAGAAGGTTCCTTTTGTTAAGAAATTTGCAACTAACTTTTTAAAAGAGAAATCTGAATCTCTGCATGAGGTGGATGATCAGATCAGAATGTTATATGAGCACCGAAAGTCACGCTTTTTGATGGCACTGTTATACGAAATCCTGGCAAGGGTAGTGACCTGTGCAGAGATTTATTTTACGGCTGTTGCGATTGGTTTGGATATGACGGTTTCGCAGGCACTGATTATCAGTTCGGCTTCTTCGTTATTTGCAAACATCATTTTCTTCTTTCCTATGCAGCTTGGCGTAAGAGAAGGAGGGCTGGCACTTGCGCTCCGGAGTGTGGGTTTACCAGCAGAAACCGGTATTTTTATCGGGATCATCATGAGGATCAGAGAAATAGTCTGGATTATTTTTGGCTTTATTTTAATGAGAGTTTCAAAAAGATAA
- a CDS encoding outer membrane beta-barrel protein: MLKWCFSLLLLFLLLLTVRSNAQVSKTDSSGVNLKEVNIVRKRQPVVIKKDTVEYDAAFYGVDSSLMVEELLKRMPGMEIEQDGSLKHENKEVYKLRVNGKDFFTGNVKEFIRRLPVGIVAKIQIIDDYGDHAVFTGIKTKNPQKMINIVTKNGINSGKFAGAGINAGNNSKAGLDVAGNYWLDEKQISFNTNLSYAKNTLGVDNSSNFSTVYNDKISDKIKITSNYRFDQRGNNSSNSSFIKTITPLGEVLNSSIDKTGNKAAQQLINSSLIYSPGEATEIRISPSLSFSDSHLNTDKVSHQTGIINQDLSADARSAHNSRAYQADFSIDHRFKKEGRSLSLQGSVQRNQDKQANQVLNTIRDYLFPGDAGRDSVVNLLINENSVEKKGTLSLDFREPLTERSSLQFNFSNEWSNLNADFKTGKIDADQTMVSLDSLSNHSMVKRNIQNYSLSYNYTGNKMDFVAGINLNRNLLENQQEKIEKRLSAKFNQVYPTASFNYLFNSRNSIKYTYTGQGTSPAIMQLQLNTDDTDIQNRIVGNPALKPSFEHTNELVFRSQFKNNRSFLMAVSYTIRRNMISLNKTIATDPAGITKQQTSYVNLNGSYSVTPNYSYTIPLKLAGLPARIGVNGQLNYSNLVTLAQGQLNSNKILTITQSVSGNIDAKQFSVQAGAAFSNTSNQFALFAGQNLNVRTMQFNLSGEASFFKQYKANVNALKRVNAGYTDISPGNPLLINLGLERKLFHNNQGTIGLQISDLLNQNNNAVRSFAGNSIIDEKSVMITRYFIFSLHYNLSNFAKK; the protein is encoded by the coding sequence ATGTTGAAATGGTGTTTTTCGCTACTCCTGCTTTTTTTGCTGCTGTTAACGGTCAGGTCAAATGCCCAGGTTTCTAAAACAGATTCAAGTGGTGTCAATTTAAAGGAAGTCAATATTGTCCGTAAACGGCAGCCTGTAGTCATCAAAAAAGATACGGTTGAATATGACGCGGCGTTTTATGGAGTGGATTCCAGCTTAATGGTAGAGGAATTACTCAAACGTATGCCTGGCATGGAAATCGAACAGGATGGTAGTTTAAAACATGAAAATAAAGAAGTCTATAAATTAAGGGTGAATGGTAAGGACTTTTTTACCGGAAATGTGAAGGAGTTTATCCGTAGGCTTCCAGTTGGGATAGTCGCCAAGATCCAGATAATTGATGATTATGGTGATCATGCTGTTTTTACCGGGATCAAAACGAAGAATCCGCAGAAGATGATCAATATTGTAACTAAAAACGGTATTAACAGCGGTAAGTTCGCAGGTGCAGGAATAAATGCAGGTAATAATTCAAAGGCCGGACTGGATGTGGCCGGGAATTACTGGCTGGATGAGAAACAGATTTCCTTTAATACCAATTTAAGTTATGCAAAAAATACGCTTGGCGTAGATAATTCAAGTAATTTTAGTACGGTTTATAATGATAAAATCAGTGATAAAATTAAAATTACTTCAAATTACAGATTTGATCAAAGAGGTAATAATTCCAGTAACAGCTCATTTATAAAAACCATTACTCCATTGGGTGAGGTCCTTAATTCCAGTATTGATAAAACTGGAAACAAAGCAGCGCAGCAGCTGATAAATTCTTCCTTAATTTATAGTCCCGGCGAAGCAACGGAAATACGGATCTCTCCGTCATTGTCTTTTTCTGATTCGCATTTGAATACAGATAAAGTGAGTCATCAGACCGGGATAATTAATCAGGATCTGAGTGCTGATGCCAGGTCTGCTCATAATTCCAGGGCTTACCAGGCTGATTTTTCTATTGACCATCGTTTTAAAAAGGAGGGCAGGTCATTGTCTTTACAGGGATCGGTACAAAGGAATCAGGATAAACAAGCAAATCAAGTATTAAATACAATAAGGGATTATCTTTTTCCTGGCGATGCAGGCAGAGATTCTGTAGTTAATTTATTAATTAATGAAAACTCAGTCGAGAAAAAAGGAACGTTAAGTCTGGATTTTAGGGAACCTTTAACTGAGCGCAGCAGCTTACAGTTTAATTTTTCAAATGAATGGTCAAACCTGAATGCAGATTTTAAAACCGGAAAAATTGATGCTGATCAAACGATGGTCAGCCTGGACTCGCTGAGTAATCACAGTATGGTCAAAAGAAATATTCAGAATTATAGCTTGAGCTATAATTATACGGGCAACAAAATGGACTTTGTTGCGGGTATAAATTTAAACCGTAACCTGCTGGAAAATCAACAGGAAAAAATAGAAAAGCGCCTGTCTGCTAAATTTAACCAGGTTTACCCTACAGCTAGTTTTAATTACTTATTTAATAGTAGAAACTCGATTAAATATACCTACACAGGGCAGGGGACATCTCCTGCTATAATGCAATTGCAACTCAATACAGATGATACGGACATTCAGAACAGAATTGTTGGTAATCCAGCTTTAAAGCCTTCATTTGAGCATACCAATGAACTGGTTTTTAGAAGTCAGTTTAAAAATAACCGTTCTTTTTTGATGGCAGTAAGTTATACGATCAGGCGGAATATGATTAGTTTAAACAAAACTATTGCTACAGATCCTGCTGGTATAACCAAACAACAAACCAGTTATGTCAATTTAAATGGATCTTATTCTGTGACACCAAATTATTCCTATACTATCCCGTTGAAATTAGCAGGTTTACCTGCACGGATAGGAGTCAACGGGCAGCTGAATTATAGTAATTTAGTTACGCTTGCACAGGGGCAGCTTAACAGCAATAAGATACTGACCATTACCCAGTCGGTGAGTGGTAATATAGATGCGAAGCAATTTAGTGTACAGGCAGGTGCTGCATTCTCTAATACTTCCAATCAATTCGCTCTGTTCGCCGGTCAAAATCTGAATGTCCGGACAATGCAGTTTAATCTGTCGGGTGAGGCATCTTTCTTTAAGCAGTATAAGGCAAATGTTAATGCTTTGAAAAGAGTTAATGCCGGATATACGGATATTAGTCCTGGAAATCCACTGCTCATTAACCTGGGTTTAGAAAGAAAGTTGTTCCACAATAACCAGGGGACGATTGGGCTGCAAATCTCTGATTTACTGAATCAAAATAACAATGCTGTAAGATCGTTTGCCGGCAACTCTATTATTGATGAGAAATCTGTAATGATTACCCGCTATTTTATATTTTCACTTCATTATAACCTGAGTAACTTTGCTAAAAAGTAA
- the xseA gene encoding exodeoxyribonuclease VII large subunit, which yields MKKSRIFQHLKNTWLHPELIRNTPLKLAAIPAIKLSELTRQIHETINGVFGSKTFWVIADITNYTYKPQSNFHYFELVEKDKSSAKILAKIGGRAWGNASVNIANFEKATGQQFKNDINVLIQVAVQYNPSFGLQLNLLDIDTTFTLGRFEQQRKETLDRLVRDNPSFIRLTDGQYRTRNNELPLNRVLQHIAVISSDTSAGYHDFRHTLENNTFGYHFEVDDYFALVQGEGNAGQFLTKLIQVFGSGKAYDALVIIRGGGAQTDFLIFDNYELNRAIAKFPIPVITGIGHQKNETIADLMAHTSTKTPTKAAEMLIAHNRNFEEAVLSVQQHLVIRTFQMMNQHKELLTRLNQTIINSSKNLLHEKHRDILNLSGMVLTNPKIIISNKRKDLKNLLANFKSFNRMYFANHGRYIGHFESVVRMMSPQNILNKGFAIVKINGQIVSNADAIEPGTELTIALSSAEINTKVLSKTSRNGKEFEL from the coding sequence ATGAAGAAATCAAGGATTTTTCAGCACTTAAAAAATACCTGGTTACATCCTGAACTCATTCGTAACACCCCTTTAAAATTGGCAGCAATACCCGCTATAAAATTATCCGAACTTACCCGTCAGATTCATGAAACAATCAACGGTGTTTTTGGCTCGAAAACATTTTGGGTAATTGCTGATATTACAAATTATACTTATAAACCTCAAAGTAATTTCCATTATTTTGAATTGGTTGAAAAAGATAAATCTTCTGCAAAAATCCTGGCTAAAATAGGCGGGAGGGCATGGGGAAATGCCTCCGTGAATATCGCTAATTTCGAAAAGGCCACGGGGCAGCAGTTTAAAAATGATATTAATGTACTGATCCAGGTGGCTGTGCAGTATAATCCATCTTTTGGGTTACAGCTTAATCTGCTGGATATTGATACGACCTTTACTTTAGGGCGGTTTGAACAGCAGCGTAAGGAAACGCTGGACAGACTGGTACGGGATAATCCTTCATTTATCCGTTTAACTGACGGACAATACCGGACCAGGAACAATGAATTGCCTTTAAACAGGGTGTTACAACATATAGCAGTGATATCATCTGATACTTCTGCTGGTTATCATGATTTCAGGCATACGCTGGAGAATAATACTTTCGGATATCATTTTGAAGTGGATGATTATTTTGCCCTGGTGCAGGGGGAAGGAAATGCAGGACAGTTTTTAACCAAGCTTATCCAGGTATTTGGCTCGGGCAAAGCCTATGATGCACTGGTCATTATCAGGGGAGGGGGTGCGCAGACGGACTTCCTTATTTTTGATAATTATGAACTCAACCGTGCAATTGCGAAATTCCCTATCCCTGTGATCACAGGAATCGGTCATCAGAAAAATGAAACGATAGCCGATTTAATGGCGCATACTTCTACAAAAACCCCAACAAAGGCAGCAGAAATGCTGATTGCACATAACAGGAATTTTGAAGAAGCTGTATTATCGGTCCAGCAGCATCTGGTGATCCGGACATTTCAAATGATGAATCAGCATAAGGAATTGCTGACCAGGTTAAATCAGACCATTATTAATTCATCGAAAAACCTGCTGCACGAAAAACACAGGGATATCCTGAACCTTTCGGGCATGGTGCTGACCAATCCTAAAATTATTATCTCCAATAAGCGCAAAGACCTGAAAAACCTGCTGGCGAACTTCAAATCTTTTAACCGGATGTATTTCGCGAATCATGGCAGGTATATTGGCCATTTTGAATCTGTAGTGAGAATGATGAGCCCACAGAATATTTTGAACAAAGGATTTGCCATTGTAAAAATAAATGGCCAGATTGTAAGTAATGCCGATGCGATTGAACCTGGAACGGAGCTCACCATAGCGCTGAGTTCAGCAGAAATCAATACAAAAGTTTTATCTAAAACATCCCGCAATGGAAAAGAATTTGAATTATGA
- a CDS encoding NDP-sugar synthase produces the protein MLYAIIAAGEGSRLSNEGYVGLKPMVRINGEMLIDRLMRIFINNDAEVIYIIINENSSELGEYLKNYKSAVPLKIITKSTDSSLHSFHELLEEFKDIEELCLTTTDSVFEKEEFQRYIEDFKANKNDDGLLAVTSFIDDESPLYINFDSNNVIKQITDHATQEKSFVSGGIYCLRKKALELVPVAINSGLHRMRNFQRLLIQNNLVVRAHSFNKIMDVDHVSDIEKAEHFLSGAER, from the coding sequence ATGTTATATGCAATAATCGCTGCGGGAGAGGGTTCCCGCCTTTCCAATGAGGGCTACGTAGGTCTAAAGCCTATGGTTAGAATCAATGGAGAAATGCTGATTGACCGGTTGATGAGAATTTTCATTAATAACGACGCGGAAGTAATCTATATTATAATTAATGAAAATTCTTCTGAACTGGGAGAATATCTAAAGAATTACAAATCGGCGGTGCCGCTTAAAATCATTACAAAAAGTACGGACAGCTCTTTACATAGTTTCCATGAATTGTTAGAAGAATTTAAGGATATAGAGGAATTATGCCTGACTACAACTGATTCAGTTTTTGAAAAAGAAGAGTTTCAGCGTTATATTGAAGATTTTAAAGCAAACAAAAACGATGATGGACTGTTAGCAGTTACGTCATTCATTGATGACGAGAGTCCATTGTATATCAATTTTGATAGTAACAATGTAATCAAACAAATTACTGACCATGCAACTCAGGAAAAATCATTTGTTTCTGGCGGGATCTACTGCCTGCGTAAAAAAGCACTTGAACTGGTTCCTGTAGCAATTAATAGCGGACTGCACCGGATGAGAAATTTTCAGAGACTTTTAATACAAAATAACCTAGTGGTAAGAGCGCATAGTTTTAATAAAATTATGGATGTTGATCATGTTTCAGATATTGAAAAAGCTGAACACTTTTTAAGCGGGGCAGAAAGATAA
- the xseB gene encoding exodeoxyribonuclease VII small subunit → MEKNLNYEAAYSELTQIAQEIETEAVSVDVLAEKVKRASELIAFCQTKLRSTETEVNKIIKQMENQPL, encoded by the coding sequence ATGGAAAAGAATTTGAATTATGAAGCGGCTTATAGTGAACTGACACAAATTGCTCAGGAAATAGAAACTGAAGCTGTTTCTGTAGATGTACTTGCCGAAAAAGTAAAACGTGCTTCCGAACTGATTGCTTTTTGTCAGACAAAATTGAGGTCTACTGAGACTGAAGTCAACAAAATTATAAAGCAGATGGAAAACCAACCCTTATAG